A window of Candidatus Eisenbacteria bacterium contains these coding sequences:
- the tsaA gene encoding tRNA (N6-threonylcarbamoyladenosine(37)-N6)-methyltransferase TrmO, which translates to MTELKPIGTIHSPFKELNGMPIQPAGAAGVKGTVDIFEEYRAGLKDLDGFSHIILLYQFHRSQGFNLQVVPFMDSEPRGLFATRAPRRPNPIGLSVVQLDKIENGLLQIQNVDILDGTPLLDIKPYVPEFEAQVKVRTGWLETARKTVSHRRADDRFK; encoded by the coding sequence ATGACTGAATTGAAGCCCATCGGCACTATCCACAGCCCATTCAAGGAGCTGAACGGCATGCCGATCCAGCCCGCTGGCGCGGCCGGCGTAAAGGGTACCGTCGATATCTTTGAGGAATACCGTGCCGGGCTCAAAGATCTGGACGGATTCTCTCATATCATATTGCTGTACCAGTTCCACCGCAGCCAGGGATTCAACCTCCAAGTCGTGCCTTTCATGGATTCAGAACCCAGGGGCCTCTTCGCGACCCGTGCGCCCAGGCGTCCGAACCCAATCGGACTCTCTGTTGTGCAACTGGACAAGATCGAAAACGGTTTGCTGCAGATTCAGAACGTGGACATCCTCGACGGGACCCCACTTCTGGACATCAAGCCCTATGTTCCGGAATTCGAGGCCCAAGTGAAGGTGCGCACCGGCTGGCTTGAGACAGCCAGGAAGACCGTTTCACACCGAAGGGCGGACGATCGATTCAAATAG